In Lactobacillus sp. PV012, one genomic interval encodes:
- a CDS encoding HIRAN domain-containing protein yields the protein MEFNNDETIFIPPAGFFEDVLDRMDKMETQIDELKKQYYNNSKNSRDVFLYGCEVVGSQYLDLEDHLIPRLQENDPLILIREAGNHYDEHAINVQTTSGLKLGYLPRKNNLILSRLMDEGNLLFGKVKSFHWDGKKLDLILKVYMHMS from the coding sequence ATGGAATTTAACAATGATGAAACAATATTTATTCCACCTGCAGGATTTTTTGAAGATGTACTTGATCGTATGGACAAGATGGAGACGCAGATTGATGAACTTAAGAAACAATATTACAACAATTCTAAGAATTCGCGTGATGTTTTCTTATACGGTTGTGAAGTAGTTGGCAGTCAATATCTAGATTTAGAAGATCATCTTATTCCAAGGTTACAAGAAAATGACCCATTAATTTTGATCAGAGAAGCAGGTAATCACTATGATGAACATGCAATTAATGTACAGACCACTAGTGGCCTAAAGTTAGGTTACTTACCACGAAAGAACAACTTAATTTTAAGTCGCTTAATGGATGAGGGGAATCTTTTATTTGGTAAAGTCAAATCTTTTCATTGGGATGGTAAGAAGTTAGATCTTATACTCAAGGTTTACATGCACATGAGTTAG
- a CDS encoding type II toxin-antitoxin system Phd/YefM family antitoxin, with protein MTIKATTTSELRKNFKKLADDVSNYNDVIFITRPENKNVVLLSEKEYSSWQETNYLLSTSENRKALQKAITDKHSSKKLTPQEWYNRDEANLCD; from the coding sequence ATGACTATTAAAGCAACAACCACAAGTGAATTAAGAAAAAACTTCAAAAAACTTGCTGACGATGTCTCTAATTATAATGATGTAATATTTATAACAAGACCAGAAAATAAAAATGTAGTCCTATTATCTGAAAAAGAATACAGTTCATGGCAAGAAACAAACTACCTTCTATCAACATCAGAAAATAGAAAGGCTCTTCAAAAAGCTATTACCGATAAACACAGTAGTAAGAAATTAACACCTCAAGAATGGTATAACCGAGACGAAGCTAATCTTTGTGATTAG
- a CDS encoding HigA family addiction module antitoxin — MLKNNISTTKVSEILYEEFMLPLNISAYAVAKAINVPSSRILDILHDKRKITVDTSIRLGKLFGVSPKYFLNIQNDIELRNAEIEHSGSYNQIKQLSLA, encoded by the coding sequence ATGTTAAAGAATAATATTTCTACAACAAAAGTAAGTGAAATCTTGTATGAAGAATTTATGTTGCCTTTAAATATCTCTGCTTATGCAGTTGCTAAAGCTATTAATGTCCCATCTTCAAGAATATTAGATATTCTCCATGATAAAAGAAAAATTACTGTAGACACTTCAATACGCTTAGGAAAATTATTTGGAGTATCTCCAAAGTACTTTTTAAATATTCAAAATGATATTGAGCTAAGAAATGCAGAAATAGAACATAGTGGCAGTTATAACCAAATTAAGCAATTATCACTTGCCTAA
- a CDS encoding restriction endonuclease gives MMISELHVLPTTRVAIQAKRWNLNTTVSSPEIDKFRGAMDKFRAEYGIFITTTSFTRGAINAARSGTRVITLIDGEKLLDLVAKYQVFVKPKVVYELDKEFFE, from the coding sequence ATGATGATTTCAGAACTACACGTGTTGCCAACTACACGTGTTGCCATTCAAGCAAAACGCTGGAATTTAAATACTACCGTCTCATCTCCTGAAATTGATAAATTTAGAGGGGCAATGGATAAATTTAGAGCAGAATATGGCATCTTCATTACCACTACTTCTTTTACGAGAGGTGCAATTAACGCAGCACGTTCAGGAACAAGAGTAATAACTTTAATTGATGGTGAAAAGTTATTAGATTTAGTTGCAAAATACCAAGTTTTTGTCAAACCAAAAGTAGTATATGAATTAGATAAGGAATTTTTTGAATAA
- a CDS encoding winged helix-turn-helix domain-containing protein, with the protein MKEFKDLSRRDQEASLLFPLIKELKRLGGKVTTKELKRSLIENIDFIPEDALTHIKTSKSGNLYHPFDYPFNFAVTNLNMAKLFDRPKLGAVVLTEKGRKASYEFEDQPEKFIASVYRITEPLWKGKAKRNAKMTYSKDKGKEIEKVVDYNEDWRQRLQTAINSLAPTKFEEFCRQLIKKMGVDIDEKIGINISGDGGIDGYGYLTNDDFRTTRVANYTCCHSSKTLEFKYYRLIS; encoded by the coding sequence ATGAAAGAATTTAAGGATCTATCAAGACGTGACCAAGAAGCATCTTTACTTTTTCCTTTAATAAAAGAATTAAAACGATTGGGCGGAAAAGTAACTACTAAAGAATTAAAACGTTCTTTGATTGAGAATATAGATTTTATTCCAGAAGATGCATTAACACATATTAAAACTTCAAAAAGTGGGAATCTCTACCATCCCTTTGACTATCCATTTAACTTTGCCGTGACAAATTTAAATATGGCAAAATTATTTGACCGTCCTAAATTAGGTGCCGTAGTGTTAACAGAAAAGGGTAGAAAAGCTAGTTACGAGTTTGAAGATCAGCCAGAGAAATTTATAGCATCTGTTTACCGAATAACTGAGCCTCTTTGGAAGGGAAAAGCTAAAAGAAACGCTAAAATGACTTATTCGAAAGATAAGGGAAAAGAAATTGAAAAAGTAGTTGATTACAATGAAGATTGGCGCCAAAGACTTCAAACGGCTATTAATAGTCTTGCGCCCACAAAATTTGAAGAGTTTTGTCGACAATTAATTAAAAAAATGGGTGTTGATATAGATGAAAAAATTGGTATAAATATTTCGGGTGACGGTGGCATAGATGGGTACGGTTACTTGACTAATGATGATTTCAGAACTACACGTGTTGCCAACTACACGTGTTGCCATTCAAGCAAAACGCTGGAATTTAAATACTACCGTCTCATCTCCTGA
- a CDS encoding restriction endonuclease subunit S produces MQKKYSLQSQLQQAMYQRLFSLKSTQLKVKNLKNDWKILSLKEVISKELKGKAKKEMIGNNSIYLDTAYLNGGTPTYVSASKDVKNDDILILWDGSKAGTIYRGIEGALGSTLKAYSPKYSSSYLYHFLKSNQNKIYFNFRTPNIPHVVKDFSTKFMIKIPSNEEQKVIGNLLDKINIYQEKNKSRRNSLKKLKQFLLQNMFI; encoded by the coding sequence TTGCAAAAGAAATATTCTTTGCAATCTCAACTACAACAAGCAATGTATCAAAGGTTATTTTCCCTTAAGAGTACTCAACTTAAAGTTAAAAACTTGAAAAATGATTGGAAAATTTTATCCTTAAAAGAAGTTATATCTAAAGAATTAAAGGGAAAAGCAAAAAAAGAGATGATTGGAAATAATTCTATATATCTTGACACTGCCTATTTGAATGGTGGAACTCCCACTTATGTCTCTGCTTCTAAAGATGTAAAAAATGATGATATTTTAATTTTATGGGATGGATCTAAAGCCGGTACTATCTATCGTGGAATTGAAGGTGCTTTAGGCTCTACTTTAAAAGCATATTCTCCTAAATACTCAAGTTCTTACTTATATCATTTTTTAAAAAGTAATCAAAATAAAATTTATTTTAATTTTCGCACTCCTAATATTCCGCATGTGGTTAAAGATTTTTCTACTAAATTTATGATTAAAATACCATCTAATGAAGAACAAAAAGTTATAGGCAATTTATTAGATAAAATAAATATATATCAAGAAAAAAATAAAAGTAGAAGAAATTCATTAAAAAAATTGAAACAATTCCTCCTTCAAAATATGTTTATCTAA
- a CDS encoding type II toxin-antitoxin system mRNA interferase toxin, RelE/StbE family: MYQIKTTKLFDKRFANLKKLFNLTQDEANDAIESLKYTMMLLQQNGKLPRNGNSSTDPDGPYYDHKLTDEPWSGFNEYHILGDVLVVYYKLESKRTIRFTTITTHNELRQGNLD, translated from the coding sequence ATGTATCAAATTAAAACAACTAAACTTTTTGATAAAAGATTTGCTAACTTAAAGAAACTTTTTAATTTGACACAAGATGAAGCCAATGATGCTATTGAATCCTTGAAATATACTATGATGCTACTTCAGCAAAATGGAAAATTACCTCGAAATGGTAATAGCTCTACTGATCCTGATGGACCTTATTATGACCATAAATTAACAGATGAGCCTTGGAGTGGATTCAATGAATATCATATTTTAGGCGATGTATTAGTAGTCTATTATAAGTTAGAATCAAAAAGAACTATCAGGTTTACAACCATCACTACGCATAATGAACTTAGACAAGGAAATTTAGATTAA
- a CDS encoding type II toxin-antitoxin system RelB/DinJ family antitoxin, whose translation MTTASMNFKVDASTKKLFNQAAEKMGLTSSALLNIFVTRVAREQAVPFSLKVVPNKNETFDEESKNAMIKELAIVNGLIPDDDNKVDDLDDYFKKLGV comes from the coding sequence ATGACTACGGCTTCAATGAACTTTAAAGTTGATGCAAGTACAAAGAAACTTTTTAATCAAGCAGCAGAAAAAATGGGATTAACTTCATCAGCTTTACTAAATATATTTGTTACTCGTGTAGCAAGAGAACAAGCAGTTCCTTTTAGTCTTAAAGTGGTACCAAACAAAAATGAGACTTTTGATGAGGAAAGTAAAAACGCAATGATTAAGGAACTTGCTATCGTCAATGGGTTGATACCTGATGATGATAATAAAGTTGATGATTTGGATGACTACTTCAAAAAATTAGGTGTTTAG
- a CDS encoding DUF2075 domain-containing protein gives MKEPIIYQTKYNLNSAVQLKDAIRKEYGNHSEKSSILTEYPTVYIINDTPNQHKDNFSVYVGETNDIQRRTLQHLDVDPKNRQDFSNLKRSRDTMMYVIGHQHFNKSMTLDIENRLMQYLSSVPAVKHLNNRRHNEQNKYYDSHEFDELFDLIWKKLNKENKTLFPAQSILESSALFKSSPFNKLTTEQLNAKEKIIDKINFALTNANKQLSADGELILVKGEAGAGKTVLMSNIFYDLVHETETQNDKHLSISLLVNQNEQLTVYQEMKRKLFEKQDHVTVEKPVSFIKNVSPDDKTDIVLVDEVHLLLTQRSQSYAGLGQNMLEDILKRAKIVMAVYDPKQVLSTTSVWEDGKLEELEQKIGPENIIYLHNQMRIDANPQTINWIENIINYGKIGKLPKDNKYEVKVFSDPAKMQAAIKNKDKNQERGISRMVATFDWKYSGGKAELPAGQKYWEVVEGSWKMPWNYEIRRRDGYEKHNHPYGPVTYKQQAWAEKDYTINEIGSTYTVQGFDLNYVGVELGPSVKYRDGKLIHDPSSSKNSKATQKRNSTKSYAEMLLKNELNVLLTRGVHGLYLHAVDPALQKALEKAVK, from the coding sequence GTGAAAGAACCAATAATTTACCAAACAAAGTATAATCTCAACAGTGCAGTTCAATTAAAAGATGCAATTCGGAAAGAGTACGGAAATCATTCAGAAAAAAGTTCAATTTTAACCGAATATCCGACTGTTTATATTATTAATGATACTCCCAATCAGCATAAGGATAACTTTTCTGTTTATGTTGGTGAAACAAACGATATTCAAAGAAGAACATTACAACACTTAGACGTTGATCCTAAAAATCGTCAGGACTTCTCAAACTTAAAGAGATCAAGAGATACTATGATGTATGTTATTGGACATCAACATTTTAATAAATCTATGACTCTAGATATTGAAAATCGTTTAATGCAATATTTGAGTAGTGTTCCTGCGGTTAAACATCTTAATAATCGACGGCATAATGAACAAAATAAATATTATGATTCACATGAATTTGATGAATTATTTGATTTAATTTGGAAGAAATTAAACAAGGAAAATAAAACTCTTTTTCCAGCACAGAGTATTTTAGAAAGTTCTGCCTTATTTAAATCTTCCCCTTTTAATAAGCTAACAACTGAGCAGTTAAATGCAAAAGAAAAAATAATTGATAAAATTAATTTTGCTTTAACTAATGCCAATAAGCAATTATCGGCTGATGGAGAACTTATTTTGGTTAAAGGAGAAGCAGGAGCTGGTAAAACAGTTTTAATGAGTAACATTTTCTATGATTTGGTACATGAAACTGAAACGCAAAATGACAAACACTTATCCATTTCTTTATTAGTCAATCAAAATGAACAGTTAACTGTATACCAAGAAATGAAAAGAAAACTTTTTGAAAAACAAGATCATGTTACAGTTGAAAAGCCGGTCTCATTTATAAAAAACGTTTCACCTGATGATAAAACTGACATTGTTTTGGTTGATGAAGTCCATTTATTATTAACTCAACGAAGTCAATCTTATGCTGGTTTAGGTCAAAATATGTTAGAAGATATTTTAAAAAGAGCAAAAATTGTAATGGCAGTTTATGATCCTAAACAGGTATTATCAACTACTTCAGTTTGGGAAGATGGAAAATTAGAAGAACTAGAGCAGAAAATTGGTCCTGAGAATATTATTTATTTACATAATCAGATGAGAATTGATGCTAATCCTCAAACAATTAATTGGATAGAAAATATTATTAATTATGGTAAAATTGGAAAATTACCTAAAGATAACAAATATGAAGTAAAAGTATTTTCTGATCCTGCTAAAATGCAAGCTGCAATCAAGAATAAAGATAAAAATCAAGAACGTGGAATTAGTCGAATGGTAGCAACATTTGATTGGAAATATTCAGGAGGTAAAGCAGAGTTACCAGCTGGGCAAAAGTATTGGGAAGTAGTCGAAGGTAGTTGGAAAATGCCTTGGAACTATGAGATTAGAAGGCGTGATGGCTATGAAAAACATAATCATCCTTATGGACCAGTTACTTATAAACAACAGGCTTGGGCTGAGAAAGATTATACAATTAATGAAATTGGATCCACCTATACTGTGCAAGGCTTTGACTTAAATTATGTTGGAGTAGAGTTAGGTCCATCAGTAAAATATCGTGATGGAAAGCTTATTCATGATCCTTCTAGTAGTAAAAATTCAAAAGCTACTCAAAAAAGAAATTCAACTAAAAGTTACGCAGAAATGCTCTTGAAGAATGAATTAAATGTTTTGTTGACACGCGGAGTTCACGGACTTTATCTTCATGCAGTTGATCCAGCATTACAAAAAGCGTTAGAGAAAGCAGTAAAATAA
- a CDS encoding DegV family protein translates to MKIAVVTDSTSDVTIQEAKENDITVVPIPVIIDGKTYLDKVDITAEKLFETQRNGASFPKTSQPSLGTMLELFDKLHDEGYEAIITITLTSAISGFYNTLLTIAKEHPEYNLHPYDSGMTVRSIGYLALAAARMAKKGRSVEEIFAKLDEIRASIGVLFVVDDLQNLVRGGRLSNASAFIGTMLHIKPLLTFDSETYEIKSFDKVRSLKRAIKKSEEIANKKIAELPYKDKLRFIIYNSNDEAQAAEVAEHFKEKYPNQPVEMQVFDAVVATHLGEKSLGITWLLDIDKIDL, encoded by the coding sequence TTGAAGATAGCAGTTGTAACAGATAGTACCAGTGATGTAACAATTCAAGAAGCAAAAGAAAATGATATTACAGTAGTACCCATTCCTGTAATTATTGATGGTAAAACTTACTTAGATAAAGTAGATATTACTGCTGAAAAATTATTTGAAACACAACGTAACGGCGCCTCATTTCCTAAAACTTCACAACCTTCTTTGGGAACAATGTTAGAATTATTTGATAAACTCCACGACGAAGGTTATGAAGCTATTATTACTATTACTTTAACATCTGCCATTTCTGGCTTTTATAATACCTTATTAACAATTGCTAAAGAACATCCTGAATATAATTTACATCCTTATGATTCAGGAATGACTGTACGTTCAATTGGTTATTTGGCTTTAGCAGCAGCAAGAATGGCCAAAAAGGGTCGCAGTGTTGAAGAAATTTTTGCTAAATTAGATGAAATTCGGGCAAGCATTGGCGTTTTGTTTGTTGTAGATGATTTGCAAAATTTGGTAAGAGGTGGACGCTTAAGTAACGCCTCTGCTTTTATTGGTACTATGCTTCATATTAAGCCTTTACTTACTTTTGATTCTGAAACTTATGAAATCAAAAGTTTTGATAAAGTTAGATCTCTAAAACGCGCAATTAAAAAGAGTGAAGAAATTGCTAATAAAAAGATTGCAGAATTACCTTACAAGGATAAGTTACGTTTCATTATCTATAATTCTAATGATGAAGCTCAAGCCGCAGAAGTAGCTGAACACTTTAAAGAAAAATATCCAAATCAACCAGTTGAAATGCAGGTCTTTGACGCAGTAGTAGCCACTCACCTAGGTGAAAAATCACTTGGTATTACATGGTTGTTAGATATTGACAAGATTGATTTGTAG
- a CDS encoding carbamoyl phosphate synthase large subunit: MPLHNEFNKVMIIGAGPTIIGEVSEMDILGEQVLESFLEENIQVVLLNPNPATVETDWKKNLKVFLEPMTLDFTKRILRMEKPDAIFAAAGGKPALRLLKALEKDGILSDMDISLLGINDLSLDLQDSRKFHEFLDRHQIPTTRQWLIEDEATILNELSRVTYPLLLVKKQRYRPDIHRSFKNYEELKLYFDHEKEVDQDHFNYKNYRLTEDLSNFEELILDVIRDPIGNFCFINNSGSLEPVGIDSLDSLLVTPVITRNNNQMQQLRRYSKKIADALNFHGALSIHFAVKQSNDEFKFKVLSVKPRLTHTSLLAYRSGVYSVGYVVAKIALGYHLNEIIDPQSGLNAAIEPRKDSFNVRLPYWSFVESGTNHYTLGNKTTSGGAALGKGMNFEAAFMKAFQSTTSFTNNLQTVRTELRKSKEEILQDLADPWENHLLILVAAIFKEIPYKDLRKATHIHPVFLQKFNHLIALTKKLKEEPLSSNLLLKVKKYGFSNRLIAYLTNKPYDEIIDLAQQWQIYPSYIRVDGTAGLEEPEIRATFSAYGVQDEIKPLAAAKKCLILGLKPFQVSLTGEFDYMLYHAAKTLKEQGISPVIISNNPESISASYDVCDRVYFEPITLENILAVAQKENIEYVLTQFSGKQANRYRIPLLKNGLKIIGQPNIEHTLKLDKTKVIENANVSPVPALTTKQPEEVEEFVIKHGFPLLIGGLSNNQKKPKSAVVFDIPALNKYITENELQEIIISKFIEGKKYEVTAISDGENVTIPGIIEHFEQSGSHASDSIAIYRPQNLSSTQQRLLRDSTVNIIKQFKLRGPVNLHFLIANNQIYVLQIKTYAGHNISFLTKSIHQNIVKIATQVLLGADLPELNLTNDVWPSSSLIHVKMPVFSSLQYHGENTFDSLMKTSGSVMGQAVRLPTALYKGYEASDLIIPSYGTVFISVKDSEKEDAVKIAARFHRLGFTLLATEGTATTLAEKGITTGIISKLQDGNKGILEKITQHRINMVINVTSLSDSASHDAIIIQDTALETHIPVLSSLQSAADILTVLETMAMTTQPL, translated from the coding sequence ATGCCACTACATAATGAATTTAATAAGGTAATGATTATTGGAGCTGGCCCAACAATAATTGGCGAAGTTTCAGAAATGGATATTTTGGGAGAGCAAGTCTTAGAATCATTTTTAGAAGAAAATATTCAGGTTGTTTTGTTAAATCCTAATCCAGCTACTGTTGAAACTGACTGGAAGAAGAACTTAAAAGTCTTTTTGGAACCCATGACACTGGATTTTACTAAAAGGATTTTGCGGATGGAAAAACCAGATGCAATATTTGCAGCAGCTGGTGGCAAGCCAGCATTACGCTTGCTTAAGGCATTGGAAAAAGATGGTATTTTATCCGACATGGACATTAGTTTATTAGGAATTAATGATTTAAGTCTGGATTTACAAGATTCAAGAAAATTTCATGAATTTTTGGATCGTCATCAGATTCCAACAACGCGTCAATGGTTAATCGAAGATGAAGCGACTATTTTAAATGAGTTAAGTAGAGTAACTTATCCACTTCTTTTAGTTAAAAAGCAACGTTACCGGCCAGATATTCATCGTTCTTTTAAAAATTATGAAGAACTAAAATTATATTTTGATCATGAAAAAGAAGTAGATCAAGATCATTTCAATTACAAAAATTATCGTCTTACTGAAGATCTTTCTAACTTTGAAGAATTAATTCTAGATGTTATCCGCGACCCAATCGGTAATTTCTGTTTTATTAATAATTCAGGCAGTCTTGAACCTGTTGGAATTGATTCATTAGATTCGCTTTTAGTAACTCCGGTTATTACTCGTAATAATAATCAAATGCAACAGTTACGGCGCTATAGTAAAAAAATTGCAGATGCTTTAAATTTCCATGGTGCTTTGTCAATCCACTTTGCGGTTAAACAAAGTAATGATGAATTTAAATTTAAGGTTTTGAGTGTTAAACCGCGTCTTACACACACTAGTTTGCTCGCCTATCGCAGTGGGGTATATAGTGTAGGTTATGTAGTTGCGAAAATAGCTTTGGGCTATCATTTAAATGAAATAATTGATCCCCAATCTGGTCTTAATGCAGCTATTGAACCGCGTAAAGATTCTTTCAATGTCCGCTTGCCTTACTGGTCCTTTGTAGAGTCAGGTACAAACCACTATACTTTAGGAAATAAAACCACATCTGGAGGAGCAGCTTTAGGGAAAGGGATGAACTTTGAAGCTGCCTTTATGAAGGCATTTCAATCAACCACCAGCTTTACTAATAATTTACAGACAGTTAGAACAGAACTTAGAAAAAGCAAAGAGGAGATTTTGCAAGACCTAGCTGATCCTTGGGAAAATCACCTTCTAATCTTAGTCGCTGCTATTTTTAAAGAAATCCCGTACAAGGATTTACGAAAAGCTACTCATATTCATCCAGTCTTCTTACAAAAATTTAATCACTTAATTGCTTTAACCAAAAAACTAAAGGAAGAACCACTTTCTTCAAACCTTTTGCTTAAAGTTAAAAAATACGGCTTCTCTAATCGCTTAATTGCCTACCTAACTAACAAACCTTATGATGAAATTATCGACTTAGCTCAGCAATGGCAAATTTATCCTTCATATATTCGAGTAGATGGAACTGCTGGTTTGGAAGAACCAGAAATCAGGGCAACATTTTCTGCTTATGGGGTTCAGGATGAAATTAAACCATTAGCAGCTGCAAAGAAATGTTTAATCCTTGGACTTAAGCCATTTCAAGTTTCACTGACTGGTGAATTTGACTACATGCTTTATCACGCAGCTAAAACATTAAAAGAGCAGGGGATAAGTCCAGTAATTATTAGTAATAATCCCGAAAGTATTAGTGCTTCTTATGATGTATGTGACCGAGTTTATTTTGAGCCGATTACTTTAGAAAATATTCTCGCAGTTGCACAAAAAGAGAACATCGAGTATGTCTTAACGCAATTCTCTGGGAAACAGGCAAATCGCTATCGAATCCCGCTGCTTAAAAATGGCCTTAAAATTATTGGCCAACCAAATATTGAACATACTCTTAAGCTGGATAAAACAAAAGTAATTGAAAATGCAAATGTAAGTCCAGTGCCAGCTTTAACTACTAAGCAACCAGAGGAAGTAGAAGAATTTGTTATAAAACATGGCTTCCCACTTTTAATCGGTGGGTTAAGCAACAATCAAAAAAAGCCTAAATCAGCTGTTGTTTTTGATATTCCGGCTTTAAATAAATATATTACTGAAAATGAGTTACAAGAAATAATTATTTCTAAATTTATTGAAGGTAAAAAATATGAAGTAACAGCTATCTCAGATGGAGAAAATGTTACAATTCCAGGAATTATTGAACACTTTGAGCAAAGTGGCTCCCATGCTTCAGATTCAATTGCAATTTACCGTCCTCAAAACTTAAGTTCAACCCAGCAACGGTTACTACGTGATAGCACAGTAAATATCATTAAGCAGTTTAAATTGCGGGGGCCAGTTAATCTGCATTTTTTAATTGCTAATAATCAAATCTATGTTTTACAAATTAAGACATATGCGGGGCATAATATTTCATTTTTAACGAAATCTATCCATCAAAATATCGTTAAAATTGCCACGCAAGTTTTACTGGGAGCTGATTTACCAGAATTAAATTTAACAAATGATGTTTGGCCATCTTCATCATTAATTCATGTAAAAATGCCAGTATTTTCATCCTTACAATACCATGGCGAAAATACTTTTGATTCACTTATGAAAACTTCAGGAAGTGTAATGGGGCAAGCTGTCAGATTGCCAACCGCTTTGTACAAAGGATACGAAGCCAGTGACTTGATTATTCCAAGTTATGGGACTGTCTTTATTTCAGTTAAAGATAGTGAAAAAGAGGATGCTGTTAAAATTGCTGCCAGATTCCACCGCTTAGGGTTTACCTTATTAGCAACTGAAGGTACAGCAACAACTTTAGCAGAAAAGGGAATTACTACTGGGATTATTAGTAAATTACAAGATGGAAATAAGGGTATTTTGGAAAAAATCACGCAGCATCGTATTAATATGGTAATTAATGTGACCAGCCTTTCTGATTCGGCTAGCCATGATGCAATTATTATTCAAGATACAGCTTTAGAAACTCATATTCCTGTCTTATCTAGTCTCCAGTCTGCAGCAGATATTTTAACGGTTTTAGAAACCATGGCGATGACTACGCAACCATTATAA
- a CDS encoding carbamoyl phosphate synthase small subunit produces the protein MKRYLVLEDGTSFSGHDFGAGITSTGELAIQTANFGYQEAISDPANFGKILTFTTPLIGASGINPIDYESINPSVKGIIANDIAFHISDSNTFQDLDDFLKEKNIPGIYGVDTRALVQKLKQQRVIKASIMDTDDEHAFDQIRALVLPKNKTAQISTSNPYAAPNIGKTVAVIDLGLKHSLLRELSLRKINSVVLPYNASIYDIINIRADGIIFSNGPSNPEELKKDLAPIFDQFYGKLPILGIGLGFLAISDYLNLETFELQPPYNGSNFPVIDQQNHRIWQTAMNLGQLVFPENITLNFSRVYYDLKSDLLAGYVLEKEKCIATAFNPEGSPGNFDADSIYDQFVRMME, from the coding sequence ATGAAAAGATACTTAGTTTTAGAAGATGGCACTTCCTTTAGTGGCCATGACTTTGGGGCAGGAATTACTTCAACTGGAGAATTAGCAATTCAGACAGCAAATTTTGGCTATCAAGAAGCAATCTCTGACCCAGCAAATTTTGGAAAAATTCTTACTTTTACTACACCATTAATTGGAGCAAGCGGTATTAATCCAATTGATTATGAATCTATTAATCCTTCAGTTAAAGGAATTATCGCTAACGACATTGCTTTTCATATTTCTGATAGTAATACTTTTCAAGATTTAGATGATTTTCTTAAAGAAAAAAATATCCCCGGAATTTATGGGGTAGATACGAGAGCTCTAGTCCAAAAATTAAAACAACAACGGGTAATTAAGGCCTCGATTATGGATACAGACGATGAGCATGCTTTTGATCAAATTCGGGCCTTGGTGTTACCTAAAAATAAAACCGCCCAAATTTCTACTTCTAATCCTTACGCCGCACCTAATATTGGTAAAACTGTTGCAGTAATTGACTTAGGATTAAAACACTCTTTATTACGTGAATTATCTTTAAGAAAGATTAATAGTGTCGTTTTGCCGTACAACGCCTCAATCTATGACATAATTAATATTCGAGCTGACGGAATCATTTTTTCTAATGGACCAAGTAATCCAGAAGAATTGAAAAAGGATTTAGCGCCCATCTTTGACCAGTTTTACGGTAAATTGCCAATTTTAGGAATTGGGTTGGGCTTCTTAGCAATTAGTGACTATTTAAATTTAGAAACTTTTGAATTGCAGCCACCATATAATGGAAGTAACTTTCCGGTAATTGATCAACAAAATCATCGAATTTGGCAAACTGCAATGAATCTGGGACAATTAGTTTTCCCAGAAAATATCACTTTAAACTTTTCTAGAGTATACTATGATTTAAAATCTGATTTACTGGCTGGATACGTTTTAGAAAAGGAAAAGTGTATTGCGACTGCCTTTAATCCAGAAGGGTCACCTGGTAATTTTGATGCTGATAGTATCTATGATCAATTTGTAAGAATGATGGAGTAG